In one Nocardioides sp. NBC_00368 genomic region, the following are encoded:
- a CDS encoding MaoC family dehydratase, which yields MSKTNPGNFFEDFQVGQVIEHATPRTVTEGDRAAYGSLYPTRFAVPSSAAFAASVGLGVHPVEELIGFHIAFGKTVPDVSLNAVANLGYAECRFHQPVVPGDTLSTKSEVIGLKQNSNGKSGVVYVRSTATNQRGEVAIDWARWVMVHKRDQSVEAPETVIPELAAAVDAKNLIVPKGLDFSSYDFTAAGEPHRLGDYEAGEKIDHVDGVTLTASEHQQATRLWQNTAKVHFNVEARPDGRNLVYGGHIISLARALSFNGLANAQLIAAINAGAHTSPAFAGDTVYAWSEVLDRVETDAPGVGALRLRLVATKGRDESMTLRGEDGKYAPGVLLDLDYWALIPV from the coding sequence ATGAGCAAGACGAACCCCGGCAACTTCTTCGAGGACTTCCAGGTCGGCCAGGTCATCGAGCACGCGACGCCGCGCACGGTGACCGAGGGCGACCGGGCTGCGTACGGGTCGCTCTACCCGACCCGCTTCGCGGTGCCGTCGAGCGCTGCCTTCGCGGCCTCCGTCGGCCTGGGCGTGCACCCGGTGGAGGAGCTGATCGGCTTCCACATCGCCTTCGGCAAGACCGTCCCGGACGTCTCGCTCAACGCGGTCGCCAACCTCGGCTACGCCGAGTGCCGCTTCCACCAGCCGGTGGTGCCGGGCGACACGCTCTCGACGAAGTCCGAGGTCATCGGCCTCAAGCAGAACTCCAACGGCAAGTCCGGCGTGGTCTACGTGCGCTCCACCGCCACCAACCAGCGCGGTGAGGTCGCCATCGACTGGGCACGCTGGGTGATGGTGCACAAGCGCGACCAGTCCGTCGAGGCGCCGGAGACCGTGATCCCGGAGCTGGCCGCGGCGGTCGACGCGAAGAACCTGATCGTGCCGAAGGGTCTCGACTTCTCCTCCTACGACTTCACCGCGGCCGGTGAGCCCCATCGGCTCGGCGACTACGAGGCCGGGGAGAAGATCGACCACGTCGACGGGGTCACGCTGACCGCCTCCGAGCACCAGCAGGCGACGCGGCTGTGGCAGAACACCGCGAAGGTGCACTTCAACGTCGAGGCCCGGCCCGACGGTCGCAACCTCGTCTACGGCGGCCACATCATCTCGCTGGCCCGGGCGCTGTCGTTCAACGGCCTCGCCAACGCCCAGCTCATCGCCGCGATCAACGCCGGCGCGCACACCTCCCCGGCCTTCGCGGGCGACACCGTCTACGCCTGGTCGGAGGTGCTCGACCGCGTGGAGACCGACGCCCCGGGCGTCGGCGCGCTGCGGCTTCGGCTGGTCGCCACCAAGGGGCGCGACGAGTCGATGACCCTGCGCGGCGAGGACGGGAAGTACGCCCCCGGCGTGCTGCTCGACCTCGACTACTGGGCGCTCATTCCTGTGTAA
- a CDS encoding SDR family oxidoreductase — translation MAAKKALFVSGSAQGIGKAIVEKFATEGWFVGVYDIDVDLARDVAAILGSDNAIGGALDVTDPASWKAALEEFATAAGGRLDLLVNNAGILRAGRLADVDLAQHHQTIEINVNGVINGCHTAYPYLRATPGSGVINVCSASAIYGQPEIASYSASKYAVRGLTEALELEWRKEGIRVQAVWPLWVRTALLEGNVASSHETLGIRLTVEDVADQVWEMAQPRKGLFRLPKVHTTVGLPARALSTAADLAPNVFVREVNRLITRA, via the coding sequence ATGGCAGCTAAGAAAGCACTCTTCGTCTCCGGCTCCGCCCAGGGGATCGGCAAGGCGATCGTGGAGAAGTTCGCGACCGAGGGCTGGTTCGTCGGCGTCTACGACATCGACGTCGACCTGGCCCGCGACGTCGCCGCGATCCTCGGGTCCGACAACGCCATCGGCGGCGCGCTCGACGTCACCGACCCGGCGTCCTGGAAGGCGGCGCTCGAGGAGTTCGCCACCGCCGCCGGCGGACGTCTCGACCTGCTGGTCAACAACGCCGGCATCCTGCGCGCCGGTCGCCTGGCCGACGTCGACCTGGCCCAGCACCACCAGACCATCGAGATCAACGTCAACGGCGTGATCAACGGCTGCCACACGGCCTACCCCTACCTCCGGGCCACTCCCGGCTCGGGCGTCATCAACGTGTGCAGCGCGAGCGCGATCTACGGCCAGCCGGAGATCGCCTCCTACAGCGCGTCGAAGTACGCCGTGCGGGGGCTCACCGAGGCGCTGGAGCTCGAGTGGCGCAAGGAGGGCATCCGGGTCCAGGCGGTCTGGCCGCTGTGGGTGAGGACCGCGCTGCTCGAGGGCAACGTCGCCTCCTCCCACGAGACCCTGGGCATCCGGCTCACCGTCGAGGACGTCGCCGACCAAGTCTGGGAGATGGCCCAGCCGCGCAAGGGCCTGTTCCGGCTGCCCAAGGTGCACACCACCGTCGGCCTCCCGGCCAGGGCGCTCTCGACCGCCGCCGACCTCGCCCCCAACGTGTTCGTCCGCGAGGTCAACCGGCTCATCACCCGAGCCTGA
- a CDS encoding histidine phosphatase family protein — translation MALYLVRHGTTEWSLNGRHTSRTDLPLLPEGEEAAKLLASRLQDQKYAAVLTSPRQRALRTAELAGYPDAEVTDDLVEWDYGDYEGITTDEIHRTDPGWSLWTGTTPGGEAAASVQERLGRVVTAARERDGDTLVFSHGHALCALAAVWLGFPVHEGRLFRLDTATVSMLDAHHGQPVVKLWNT, via the coding sequence ATGGCCCTCTACCTCGTCAGGCACGGCACCACCGAGTGGTCCCTCAACGGCCGGCACACCTCCCGCACCGACCTTCCCCTCCTGCCCGAGGGGGAGGAGGCCGCCAAGCTGCTCGCCTCACGGCTCCAGGACCAGAAGTACGCCGCGGTGCTGACCTCCCCACGACAGCGGGCGCTGCGTACGGCTGAGCTCGCGGGCTACCCCGACGCCGAGGTCACCGACGACCTGGTCGAGTGGGACTACGGCGACTACGAGGGCATCACCACCGACGAGATCCACCGGACCGACCCCGGCTGGAGCCTGTGGACCGGGACGACGCCCGGGGGAGAGGCCGCAGCCTCCGTCCAGGAGCGGCTGGGCCGGGTCGTGACGGCCGCCCGCGAGCGCGACGGCGACACCCTGGTCTTCTCCCACGGGCACGCGCTGTGCGCGCTCGCGGCGGTGTGGCTGGGGTTCCCCGTCCACGAGGGGCGACTCTTCCGGCTCGACACCGCGACCGTGTCGATGCTGGACGCTCACCACGGACAACCCGTCGTCAAGCTGTGGAACACCTAG
- a CDS encoding DUF6758 family protein: MALAVGCPRCATPVASIGAGGTRSCPEHGVVTPLWRTDVASYEDLVQVLALAGDVPTYVPWPIESGWSIADLAVVGDEGKGAATLVTVTGVTPDDGQVEMTVVTEEAGVGLGARCARTVGPDPGIDACTGPPTTRVRVGGQLVPLWPITQWTNGAEEWERSVMVGEAAGRWLWLVFRPATAMLTLQDGWHLRQVGDLGVQMVELPFGGPGGSWWNSP; encoded by the coding sequence GTGGCACTTGCGGTTGGCTGTCCACGCTGCGCGACGCCGGTGGCGAGCATCGGCGCCGGCGGCACCCGGTCCTGCCCCGAGCACGGCGTGGTGACGCCGCTGTGGCGTACGGACGTGGCCTCCTACGAGGATCTGGTGCAGGTCCTCGCGCTGGCCGGCGACGTACCCACCTACGTGCCCTGGCCGATCGAGTCCGGCTGGTCGATCGCGGACCTCGCCGTGGTCGGTGACGAGGGCAAGGGGGCGGCGACGCTGGTCACGGTGACCGGCGTGACCCCCGACGACGGCCAGGTGGAGATGACCGTGGTCACCGAGGAGGCCGGTGTCGGGCTGGGCGCGCGGTGTGCGCGCACCGTGGGACCGGATCCCGGTATCGACGCCTGCACCGGGCCGCCCACGACGCGGGTCCGCGTCGGCGGGCAGCTGGTGCCGCTGTGGCCGATCACCCAGTGGACCAACGGCGCCGAGGAGTGGGAGCGGTCCGTGATGGTCGGCGAGGCCGCCGGCCGCTGGCTGTGGCTGGTCTTCCGGCCGGCCACCGCGATGCTGACGCTTCAGGACGGCTGGCACCTGCGCCAGGTCGGCGACCTCGGCGTACAGATGGTCGAGCTGCCCTTCGGTGGGCCCGGTGGATCTTGGTGGAACTCCCCCTAG
- a CDS encoding PHP domain-containing protein → MRIDLHTHSRVSDGTDSPTELIQAAKAAGLDVVAITDHDTAASWDEAAAAAAEAGIELVRGMEISANHAGHGVHLLAYLPDRTYPPLVEELARVLAGRDGRLPLMLDRLARLGIEVSLEDVAAVSGDAAASGRPHLADALVAKGYVLSRDEAFNRYLGAGKPAYVNRYAAPLEPMIRIVAAAGGVTVIAHPWGRSGREQPDEAALSALVDAGLSGLEVDHQDHSPETREKLRVIARNLDLVVTGSSDYHGTGKVGHHLGVNTTAPAEYERLLERAAAASAASGRTTPEVVR, encoded by the coding sequence GTGCGCATCGACCTCCATACTCACTCGCGGGTGAGTGACGGGACCGATTCGCCCACCGAGCTGATCCAGGCGGCGAAGGCCGCGGGGCTCGATGTCGTCGCGATCACCGACCACGACACCGCCGCCAGCTGGGACGAGGCGGCCGCTGCGGCCGCCGAGGCCGGGATCGAGCTCGTACGTGGCATGGAGATCAGCGCCAACCACGCCGGGCACGGTGTCCACCTGCTGGCCTATCTCCCCGACCGGACCTACCCGCCGCTGGTCGAGGAGCTCGCCCGCGTGCTCGCGGGGCGCGACGGGCGGCTGCCGCTGATGCTGGACCGACTGGCCCGCCTCGGTATCGAGGTGTCCCTCGAGGACGTCGCGGCGGTCTCCGGCGATGCCGCCGCCTCGGGGCGCCCGCACCTCGCCGACGCGCTCGTCGCCAAGGGCTACGTGCTCAGCCGCGACGAGGCCTTCAACCGCTATCTCGGGGCCGGCAAACCTGCGTACGTCAATCGCTATGCGGCCCCGCTCGAACCGATGATCCGCATCGTCGCCGCCGCCGGCGGGGTCACCGTGATCGCCCACCCGTGGGGTCGGTCCGGACGCGAGCAGCCCGACGAGGCGGCCCTGTCCGCACTGGTCGACGCGGGCCTGTCCGGGCTCGAGGTCGACCACCAGGATCACAGCCCGGAGACCCGCGAGAAGCTGCGCGTGATCGCCCGCAACCTCGACCTCGTGGTGACCGGATCCAGCGATTACCACGGCACCGGGAAGGTGGGTCACCATCTGGGAGTGAACACCACTGCACCGGCCGAGTACGAGCGGCTCCTGGAGCGGGCCGCCGCAGCCTCGGCAGCCTCCGGACGCACCACCCCTGAGGT